ATATAACCTGCATATAACCTGTAATATAacctgtaatatactgtatataacctcaatATAACCGTAATATACCTGCAATATAAACCTGCAATATAACCTGCAACATAACTCTGCAACATAACCTGCACATAACCTGCAACATAAACCTTCGGGTACAACTTAAAATACAGTACTTCATCTCAACATGAAAGATCTTTCTGGTACAAATTAATACAGTACTTTCATTTTCTCAAATGAGATTCTTCTGGGTAGAAATTAAATACAGTACcttcattctgaaacatgagatCCTTTCTGGTAAAAATTAAATTTAGTACCTTCATCTCAACATGAGATCCTTTTGGGTTCAAATTAAAATACAGCCTTATATCAACATAGATCCTTTCTGGGTACAAATAAATACAGTAACCTTCATAACACATGGatctttctgggtaagaattAAATACAGTACCTTCAATCTCACATGAAGATCCCTTTCTGGGTACCACTTAAATAGCATACTTCATAAACACACATGAGATCCCTTTCTGGGTAAAATTAAATAAAGTACCTTCATATAACATGAGTCTTTCTGGTACAAATTAAATCACTCAGCCAGTTCTTTTTAAACTAGCTGTCGAAACTAAAAGAGGcaacattttcacaatttcacagattATTCCCAACCTCATACTGTGGAAATATTCActtgggtgtacaaaacattgagaacacctactctttccatgaatACTGCCAGACTGAGGTGAATCAGGTGAAATGTTTATGATCCTTATTGAAGTCACTGTTTAACCACTGCAATCAATGCAGATAGTAGTGCTTCTCAGGATCAGACTGGTGGAGAACCAGGGTTTTCTTTTATGTCCTTAGGAACAAATTATACAATATCAATAGGTGTGTGTTACCGTACAGCAAggcgtgtgtgtgttacctacagcaaggtgtgtgtgtgtactacagcAAGGGTGTTGTGTGTTTACTACgcaaggtgtgtgttgtgttacctacagcagtgtggtgtgtgttactaCAGCAGGGTGTGTGTGCTACTACAGCAGGGTGGTTGTGTGTACCtacagcagggtgtgtgtgtgttactaacagagggtgtggtgtgtgttgtacctTACACAGGGTGTGTGCTGGTGTTTGTTTACTacagcaaggtgtgtgtgtgtgtttacctaaccgcaaggtgtgtgtgtgttacctaagcaaggtgtgtgtgtgttacctaacAGCAAGGTGTGTGGTGTTACCTACAGCAGGGTGTGTGTGCTTACTAtcaagcaggtgtgtgtgtgtgtgttacttcagcacgtgtgtgtgtgtttcctacaGCAGGGTGTGTGTTAACCTTACAGCAGGGTGTGTGTTACTACAGCAGGGTGTTGTTGTGTTTCctacagcaggtgtgtgtgtgttcctacagCAGGGTGTGTGTTTACTAACAGcagggtgtggttgtgtgtgtgtgttactacagCAGGGTGTATTGCTGTTTACTACAGCagggtgtatgtgtgttactACAGccagggtgtgtgttgtgttactacagagggtgtgtgtgtgtttcctacaggcagggtgtgtgtgtgtgtttcctacggggtgtgtgtgtgtttcctacaGCAGGGTGTGTGTCGTGTTTCtacagcagggtgtgtgtgtgtttctacagcaggtgtgtgtgtgttaccatacagcagggttgtgtgtgtgtttctacagcagggtgtgtgtgtgtgtttttctacagaggtgtgtgtgtgtttctacagcaggtgtggtgtgtgttttcctacagaagggtgtgtgtgtgttctacagcagggtgtgggtgtgttactacagcagggtgtgtgtgtgtttacctacagcagggttgtgtgtgtgttacctacagcagggtgtgtgtgggtgttacctACAGCAGGGTGGTGTGTTACTACAcgcagggtggtgtgtgtgtacctacagcagggtgtgtgtgtttaccgtacagcaggtgtgtgtgtggtgtttacctACAGCAGGGTTGTGGTGTGTTACCTACagcaggtggtgtgtgtggtgtttatgcagccagggtgtgtgtgtgtgtgtgttacctgcagcaagggtgttgtgtgtgttctgcagcagggtgtgtgtgtgtttcccctacagcaggtgtgtgtgtgtgtgtgtgtgtgtgtgtgtgtgtggtggtgtgtgtgtgtgtgtgtgtgtgtgtgggtgtgtgtgtgtgtgtgtggtgtgtgtgtgtgtgtgtgtgtgttacctgcagcAGGGTGTGTAGGTGTTTTGTTCTCAGCGGTGAGCTGATCATTCTCTGTGTTAGCGCTCAGCACGTCCGTCCCGCTCCTCCACTTCCTGTTGCAATGCATGCTGGTCCTCTTCCCGGGCCATCCGGTGATCTCCAGAGCCTTCTGAAGGACACACACTTTCTGCTGCAGCTCTGACACatggatagacacacacacacacacacacacacacacacacacacacacacacacacacacacacacacacacacacacacacacagcacacacataaatcgatacagacatacacaccaccatcatcatcatcatcaatcaataCACACTCAAATACTCAACATCAATctgtagtgctgagtgattaacagacatatattttatttttctggtAATTAAACAACTCATTGACTGACGTCGGTACTTGAATTTCATTAAgctctgtgtttttttgtgtgcccaACGTGGCCGTGTCTCTAGAGAAAAGTAGAAATGAAGTCGTGGGCTGAAGGGGTTTGTAGTTTTAATTTAGCAAAGATTCAACCTATTCTGCGCAGAAATGatgaactacaatgaccataatccattgcggcAGTTTTTTGGGGACATGTAATTACTACAGACAGATGATTACCACAGACAGGTGATTACACAGAACAGGTGATTACAAATGTTACTACAGACAGGTGATTATACAAGACAGGTGATTACCACGACAGGTGATTACTACAGACAGGTGATTACTACAGACAGGTGATACTACAGACAGGTGATTTTACCACAGACAGGTGATTACCACAGACAGACGGTGATTAACTACAAGACAGGTGATTACTACAGACAGGTGATATACTACAGACAGGTGATACTACAGACAGGTGATTACTACAGACAGGTGATTACTAACAGACAGGTGAATTACTACAGACAGGTGATTACTACAGACAGGTAATTATACAGAACAGGTTGATTACTACAGACAGGTATTACTACAGACAGGTGATTACACAGACAGGTGATTCACAGACAGGTGATTACTCAGCAAGGTAATTACCACAGACAGGTGATACTACATGACGGTGATAACTACAGACAGGTTATTACTAACAGACAGGTGATACTACAGACAGGTGATTATTACAGACATGTGCTTACCACAGACAGGTGATTACTACAGACATGTGCTTACCACAGACATGTGCTTACCACATACAGGTGATTACTACAGACATGTGCTTACCACAGACATGTGCTTACCACAGACAGATTATTACTACAGACAGGTGATTCCTACAGACAGGTGATTACCACATACAGGTGATAACTACAGACATGTGCTTACCACAGACATGTGCTTACCACAGACAGATTATTACTACAGACAGGTGATTCCTACAGACAGGTGATTACCACAGACAGATGATTACCACAGACAGATTATTACTACAGACAGGTGATAACTACAGACAGGTAATTACCACAGACAGGTGATTactacagacagattattaccACAGACAGGTGATTACCACAGACAGGTGATTACCACAGACAGGTGATAACCACAGACAGGTGATAACCACAGACAGGTGATTACTTTGAGGAATGAAAAATTATAAATTAATCCAATATAAACTGAGTAATAaacacaactgaaatgtgtttttatttcatagtaatttcctGTGTTTCTATTGATGTCGACCCAATatggacctgacagagacaatggaatgttTTGGCCGTTGAACGTTCACTATTTATGGCTTCGGAATTTCCATTCAAAAGCTCTAAATCATTGTAATTAATTATTAATTGTTATATTATATTTCataatgtttttaatgttgaAAAAACATATAGAAACCGAAAATCCAAAACAGTGATTATTTTGTAATAATCGAACCAACATCAAAAACCACTAAATcgctcagctctctctctttcactcaatcactcacactctcacacagtctctctctctctctctctcttacccatgAGTTGTTCATTCTGACTGCAGAGAGCAGCCATGTTTTCCTGGACGTTACTTCTCTCCGCTCCAGCCTCCTTCCTGGTTACAGCCATATCATACTCAAGAGTCTGTCTctgtgcctctcctctctccactgctgCTCTCAGCCTGGTCACCTGGCCCTCTAGAGAGGATACCTGGAGGGGAAGGTTGGAGGAACGTTGGGTGATATGACTGTCCCAGTTGGCTCCCTTCCACTTCAATGTGTATCAAACTAGAGGTTTATACAGAGCCATCGTAATAAATCACGTCAGCACACACTCGGCGCTGGATTCGCAATATTTTAAGATGTGTATAAGAAGATGTAAGTTAACACACAATACTCAAGTAAGTATTAGATTATTGTAATTAGTAAGTAGTTTACTATACAGTAGTATTGATATTGTATTATAAAGTGTAGTTACTATACTAGATATTGTACATTGTATTATAAAATTAGTTAGTATACATTAATAAAATTGCAGAAAGTAATTGACATTGTTATTATAAAATGGTAGTTACTATACAGTAGTATTGATATTGTATTATAAAAGTGTAGTTACTATACAGTAGTATTGATATTGTATTATAAAAGTGTAGTTACTATACAGTAGTATTGACATTGTATATAAAAGTGTAGTTACTATACAGTAGATTTGATACTGTATTATAAAAGTGTAGTTACTATACAGTAGTATTGATATTGTATTATAAAGTGTAGTTACTATACAGTAGTATTGACATTGTATTATAAAAGTGTAGTTACTATACAGTAGTATTGATATGTATTATAAAGTGTAGTTACTATACAGTAGTATTGATATTGTATTATAAAAGTGTAGTTACTATACAGTAGTATTGATACTGTATTATAAAAGTGTAGTTACTATACAGTAGTATTGACATTGTGTTATAAAAGTGTAGTTACTATACAGTAGTATTGATATTGTATTATAAAAGTGTAGTTACTATACAGTAGTATTGATACTGTATTATAAAAGTGTATTTACTATACAGTAGTATTGACATCTGTATTATAAAAGTGTAGTTACTATACAGTAGTATTGACATTGTGTTATAAAAGTGTAGGTAGTATTGATATTGTATTGTGTTATGATACAGTAGTATTTGATTTGTATTGTGTTATGATATGATACAGTAGTATTGATATAGTATNNNNNNNNNNNNNNNNNNNNNNNNNNNNNNNNNNNNNNNNNNNNNNNNNNNNNNNNNNNNNNNNNNNNNNNNNNNNNNNNNNNNNNNNNNNNNNNNNNNNNNNNNNNNNNNNNNNNNNNNNNNNNNNNNNNNNNNNNNNNNNNNNNNNNNNNNNNNNNNNNNNNNNNNNNNNNNNNNNNNNNNNNNNNNNNNNNNNNNNNNNNNNNNNNNNNNNNNNNNNNNNNNNNNNNNNNNNNNNNNNNNNNNNNNNNNNNNNNNNNNNNNNNNNNNNNNNNNNNNNNNNNNNNNNNNNNNNNNNNNNNNNNNNNNNNNNNNNNNNNNNNNNNNNNNNNNNNNNNNNNNNNNNNNNNNNNNNNNNNNNNNNNNNNNNNNNNNNNNNNNNNNNNNNNNNNNNNNNNNNNNNNNNNNNNNNNNNNNNNNNNNNNNNNNNNNNNNNNNNNNNNNNNNNNNNNNNNNNNNNNNNNNNNNNNNNNNNNNNNNNNNNNNNNNNNNNNNNNNNNNNNNNNNNNNNNNNNNNNNNNNNNNNNNNNNNNNNNNNNNNNNNNNNNNNNNNNNNNNNNNNNNNNNNNNNNNNNNNNNNNNNNNNNNNNNNNNNNNNNNNNNNNNNNNNNNNNNNNNNNNNNNNNNNNNNNNNNNNNNNNNNNNNNNNNNNNNNNNNNNNNNNNNNNNNNNNNNNNNNNNNNNNNNNNNNNNNNNNNNNNNNNNNNNNNNNNNNNNNNNNNNNNNNNNNNNNNNNNNNNNNNNNNNNNNNNNNNNNNNNNNNNNNNNNNNNNNNNNNNNNNNNNNNNNNNNNNNNNNNNNNNNNNNNNNNNNNNNNNNNNNNNNNNNNNNNNNNNNNNNNNNNNNNNNNNNNNNNNNNNNNNNNNNNNNNNNNNNNNNNNNNNNNNNNNNNNNNNNNNNNNNNNNNNNNNNNNNNNNNNNNNNNNNNNNNNNNNNNNNNNNNNNNNNNNNNNNNNNNNNNNNNNNNNNNNNNNNNNNNNNNNNNNNNNNNNNNNNNNNNNNNNNNNNNNNNNNNNNNNNNNNNNNNNNNNNNNNNNNNNNNNNNNNNNNNNNNNNNNNNNNNNNNNNNNNNNNNNNNNNNNNNNNNNNNNNNNNNNNNNNNNNNNNNNNNNNNNNNNNNNNNNNNNNNNNNNNNNNNNNNNNNNNNNNNNNNNNNNNNNNNNNNNNNNNNNNNNNNNNNNNNNNNNNNNNNNNNNNNNNNNNNNNNNNNNNNNNNNNNNNNNNNNNNNNNNNNNNNNNNNNNNNNNNNNNNNNNNNNNNNNNNNNNNNNNNNNNNNNNNNNNNNNNNNNNNNNNNNNNNNNNNNNNNNNNNNNNNNNNNNNNNNNNNNNNNNNNNNNNNNNNNNNNNNNNNNNNNNNNNNNNNNNNNNNNNNNNNNNNNNNNNNNNNNNNNNNNNNNNNNNNNNNNNNNNNNNNNNNNNNNNNNNNNNNNNNNNNNNNNNNNNNNNNNNNNNNNNNNNNNNNNNNNNNNNNNNNNNNNNNNNNNNNNNNNNNNNNNNNNNNNNNNNNNNNNNNNNNNNNNNNNNNNNNNNNNNNNNNNNNNNNNNNNNNNNNNNNNNNNNNNNNNNNNNNNNNNNNNNNNNNNNNNNNNNNNNNNNNNNNNNNNNNNNNNNNNNNNNNNNNNNNNNNNNNNNNNNNNNNNNNNNNNNNNNNNNNNNNNNNNNNNNNNNNNNNNNNNNNNNNNNNNNNNNNNNNNNNNNNNNNNNNNNNNNNNNNNNNNNNNNNNNNNNNNNNNNNNNNNNNNNNNNNNNNNNNNNNNNNNNNNNNNNNNNNNNNNNNNNNNNNNNNNNNNNNNNNNNNNNNNNNNNNNNNNNNNNNNNNNNNNNNNNNNNNNNNNNNNNNNNNNNNNNNNNNNNNNNNNNNNNNNNNNNNNNNNNNNNNNNNNNNNNNNNNNNNNNNNNNNNNNNNNNNNNNNNNNNNNNNNNNNNNNNNNNNNNNNNNNNNNNNNNNNNNNNNNNNNNNNNNNNNNNNNNNNNNNNNNNNNNNNNNNNNNNNNNNNNNNNNNNNNNNNNNNNNNNNNNNNNNNNNNNNNNNNNNNNNNNNNNNNNNNNNNNNNNNNNNNNNNNNNNNNNNNNNNNNNNNNNNNNNNNNNNNNNNNNNNNNNNNNNNNNNNNNNNNNNNNNNNNNNNNNNNNNNNNNNNNNNNNNNNNNNNNNNNNNNNNNNNNNNNNNNNNNNNNNNNNNNNNNNNNNNNNNNNNNNNNNNNNNNNNNNNNNNNNNNNNNNNNNNNNNNNNNNNNNNNNNNNNNNNNNNNNNNNNNNNNNNNNNNNNNNNNNNNNNNNNNNNNNNNNNNNNNNNNNNNNNNNNNNNNNNNNNNNNNNNNNNNNNNNNNNNNNNNNNNNNNNNNNNNNNNNNNNNNNNNNNNNNNNNNNNNNNNNNNNNNNNNNNNNNNNNNNNNNNNNNNNNNNNNNNNNNNNNNNNNNNNNNNNNNNNNNNNNNNNNNNNNNNNNNNNNNNNNNNNNNNNNNNNNNNNNNNNNNNNNNNNNNNNNNNNNNNNNNNNNNNNNNNNNNNNNNNNNNNNNNNNNNNNNNNNNNNNNNNNNNNNNNNNNNNNNNNNNNNNNNNNNNNNNNNNNNNNNNNNNNNNNNNNNNNNNNNNNNNNNNNNNNNNNNNNNNNNNNNNNNNNNNNNNNNNNNNNNNNNNNNNNNNNNNNNNNNNNNNNNNNNNNNNNNNNNNNNNNNNNNNNNNNNNNNNNNNNNNNNNNNNNNNNNNNNNNNNNNNNNNNNNNNNNNNNNNNNNNNNNNNNNNNNNNNNNNNNNNNNNNNNNNNNNNNNNNNNNNNNNNNNNNNNNNNNNNNNNNNNNNNNNNNNNNNNNNNNNNNNNNNNNNNNNNNNNNNNNNNNNNNNNNNNNNNNNNNNNNNNNNNNNNNNNNNNNNNNNNNNNNNNNNNNNNNNNNNNNNNNNNNNNNNNNNNNNNNNNNNNNNNNNNNNNNNNNNNNNNNNNNNNNNNNNNNNNNNNNNNNNNNNNNNNNNNNNNNNNNNNNNNNNNNNNNNNNNNNNNNNNNNNNNNNNNNNNNNNNNNNNNNNNNNNNNNNNNNNNNNNNNNNNNNNNNNNNNNNNNNNNNNNNNNNNNNNNNNNNNNNNNNNNNNNNNNNNNNNNNNNNNNNNNNNNNNNNNNNNNNNNNNNNNNNNNNNNNNNNNNNNNNNNNNNNNNNNNNNNNNNNNNNNNNNNNNNNNNNNNNNNNNNNNNNNNNNNNNNNNNNNNNNNNNNNNNNNNNNNNNNNNNNNNNNNNNNNNNNNNNNNNNNNNNNNNNNNNNNNNNNNNNNNNNNNNNNNNNNNNNNNNNNNNNNNNNNNNNNNNNNNNNNNNNNNNNNNNNNNNNNNNNNNNNNNNNNNNNNNNNNNNNNNNNNNNNNNNNNNNNNNNNNNNNNNNNNNNNNNNNNNNNNNNNNNNNNNNNNNNNNNNNNNNNNNNNNNNNNNNNNNNNNNNNNNNNNNNNNNNNNNNNNNNNNNNNNNNNNNNNNNNNNNNNNNNNNNNNNNNNNNNNNNNNNNNNNNNNNNNNNNNNNNNNNNNNNNNNNNNNNNNNNNNNNNNNNNNNNNNNNNNNNNNNNNNNNNNNNNNNNNNNNNNNNNNNNNNNNNNNNNNNNNNNNNNNNNNNNNNNNNNNNNNNNNNNNNNNNNNNNNNNNNNNNNNNNNNNNNNNNNNNNNNNNNNNNNNNNNNNNNNNNNNNNNNNNNNNNNNNNNNNNNNNNNNNNNNNNNNNNNNNNNNNNNNNNNNNNNNNNNNNNNNNNNNNNNNNNNNNNNNNNNNNNNNNNNNNNNNNNNNNNNNNNNNNNNNNNNNNNNNNNNNNNNNNNNNNNNNNNNNNNNNNNNNNNNNNNNNNNNNNNNNNNNNNNNNNNNNNNNNNNNNNNNNNNNNNNNNNNNNNNNNNNNNNNNNNNNNNNNNNNNNNNNNNNNNNNNNNNNNNNNNNNNNNNNNNNNNNNNNNNNNNNNNNNNNNNNNNNNNNNNNNNNNNNNNNNNNNNNNNNNNNNNNNNNNNNNNNNNNNNNNNNNNNNNNNNNNNNNNNNNNNNNNNNNNNNNNNNNNNNNNNNNNNNNNNNNNNNNNNNNNNNNNNNNNNNNNNNNNNNNNNNNNNNNNNNNNNNNNNNNNNNNNNNNNNNNNNNNNNNNNNNNNNNNNNNNNNNNNNNNNNNNNNNNNNNNNNNNNNNNNNNNNNNNNNNNNNNNNNNNNNNNNNNNNNNNNNNNNNNNNNNNNNNNNNNNNNNNNNNNNNNNNNNNNNNNNNNNNNNNNNNNNNNNNNNNNNNNNNNNNNNNNNNNNNNNNNNNNNNNNNNNNNNNNNNNNNNNNNNNNNNNNNNNNNNNNNNNNNNNNNNNNNNNNNNNNNNNNNNNNNNNNNNNNNNNNNNNNNNNNNNNNNNNNNNNNNNNNNNNNNNNNNNNNNNNNNNNNNNNNNNNNNNNNNNNNNNNNNNNNNNNNNNNNNNNNNNNNNNNNNNNNNNNNNNNNNNNNNNNNNNNNNNNNNNNNNNNNNNNNNNNNNNNNNNNNNNNNNNNNNNNNNNNNNNNNNNNNNNNNNNNNNNNNNNNNNNNNNNNNNNNNNNNNNNNNNNNNNNNNNNNNNNNNNNNNNNNNNNNNNNNNNNNNNNNNNNNNNNNNNNNNNNNNNNNNNNNNNNNNNNNNNNNNNNNNNNNNNNNNNNNNNNNNNNNNNNNNNNNNNNNNNNNNNNNNNNNNNNNNNNNNNNNNNNNNNNNNNNNNNNNNNNNNNNNNNNNNNNNNNNNNNNNNNNNNNNNNNNNNNNNNNNNNNNNNNNNNNNNNNNNNNNNNNNNNNNNNNNNNNNNNNNNNNNNNNNNNNNNNNNNNNNNNNNNNNNNNNNNNNNNNNNNNNNNNNNNNNNNNNNNNNNNNNNNNNNNNNNNNNNNNNNNNNNNNNNNNNNNNNNNNNNNNNNNNNNNNNNNNNNNNNNNNNNNNNNNNNNNNNNNNNNNNNNNNNNNNNNNNNNNNNNNNNNNNNNNNNNNNNNNNNNNNNNNNNNNNNNNNNNNNNNNNNNNNNNNNNNNNNNNNNNNNNNNNNNNNNNNNNNNNNNNNNNNNNNNNNNNNNNNNNNNNNNNNNNNNNNNNNNNNNNNNNNNNNNNNNNNNNNNNNNNNNNNNNNNNNNNNNNNNNNNNNNNNNNNNNNNNNNNNNNNNNNNNNNNNNNNNNNNNNNNNNNNNNNNNNNNNNNNNNNNNNNNNNNNNNNNNNNNNNNNNNNNNNNNNNNNNNNNNNNNNNNNNNNNNNNNNNNNNNNNNNNNNNNNNNNNNNNNNNNNNNNNNNNNNNNNNNNNNNNNNNNNNNNNNNNNNNNAATTAAcacctatttcaccagccacgttctTGTTAGCCGCGAGCCAAATAATTCTATCTGTATATTCTGAAAATGGCCGGGCACCGCCAAGAGCAAAGAAACAGAGGACCACCATGTCGATTGCGAAGCTGAGCTCACCGAGCAGCCTGCTGACCC
The genomic region above belongs to Salvelinus sp. IW2-2015 unplaced genomic scaffold, ASM291031v2 Un_scaffold2585, whole genome shotgun sequence and contains:
- the LOC112074330 gene encoding uncharacterized protein; this encodes MPTERPAAVTSERLRHHDRPRRKDSVQSKPSLRASHPRSAATAAKCCEDEINRLKEIICALQAERQQQRSREEEGDKLGGVGLGPRGPEELRWRINQLERDKLELTSKHNEQVSSLEGQVTRLRAAVERGEAQRQTLEYDMAVTRKEAGAERSNVQENMAALCSQNEQLMELQQKVCVLQKALEITGWPGKRTSMHCNRKWRSGTDVLSANTENDQLTAENKTPTHPAA